From Actinomyces sp. oral taxon 171 str. F0337, one genomic window encodes:
- a CDS encoding ABC transporter substrate-binding protein, protein MRIHQHAALGLAATACLVLSGCTNAADWNANRSSQIHSYDTSSIQAQPDIIAKLPHGALEDGVLNVAASTDYAPAEFLDPSGKAVGYDVDLTNAIAAVLGVKGTVHTAEFDSIIASIGSKYDAGISSFTVTPERIAEVNMTSYINVGSRFNVQAGNPKGVETSDHLQLCGRTIGVQVGTAQETTMRDAAEKCAKKGKAVLSVRSYSKQSEATTGLVGGTIDATYSDSTVAGYAVELTDSQIVTLGEIEDAAPQGVVTSKADPQFAAAIQAAIQYLMDQGIWQKILDNWGVKDAALTTAELNPSVKE, encoded by the coding sequence ATGAGGATCCACCAACACGCCGCCCTCGGGCTGGCAGCCACAGCCTGCCTGGTCCTCAGCGGATGTACCAACGCTGCTGACTGGAACGCGAACCGGAGCTCGCAGATCCACTCCTATGACACCTCGTCGATCCAGGCGCAGCCCGACATCATCGCCAAGCTCCCCCACGGCGCTCTCGAGGATGGCGTCCTGAACGTGGCCGCATCCACGGACTACGCACCGGCGGAGTTCCTCGACCCCTCGGGCAAGGCTGTGGGCTACGACGTCGATCTGACCAACGCGATCGCCGCCGTCCTGGGCGTCAAGGGCACGGTGCACACGGCCGAGTTCGACTCCATCATCGCATCGATCGGCTCGAAGTACGACGCCGGCATCTCCTCCTTCACCGTCACTCCCGAGCGGATCGCGGAGGTCAACATGACCTCCTACATCAACGTGGGTTCTCGATTCAACGTCCAGGCCGGCAACCCGAAGGGCGTCGAGACCTCCGACCACCTCCAGCTGTGCGGACGGACCATCGGCGTCCAGGTGGGAACCGCCCAGGAGACCACCATGCGCGACGCCGCCGAGAAATGCGCCAAGAAGGGTAAGGCGGTCCTGTCCGTGCGTTCCTACTCCAAGCAGTCCGAGGCCACCACCGGCCTGGTGGGCGGCACCATCGACGCCACTTACTCCGACTCCACCGTGGCCGGATACGCCGTCGAGCTGACCGATAGCCAGATCGTCACCCTCGGGGAGATCGAGGACGCCGCCCCCCAGGGGGTGGTGACCTCCAAGGCCGATCCGCAGTTCGCCGCCGCGATCCAGGCTGCCATCCAGTACCTCATGGACCAGGGCATCTGGCAGAAGATCCTGGACAACTGGGGCGTGAAGGACGCCGCCCTGACCACCGCAGAACTCAATCCCTCAGTGAAGGAGTGA
- a CDS encoding FAD-dependent oxidoreductase, whose translation MSYDVIVIGSGIGGLTTAGLLARAAGKRVLVLERHTEPGGLTHTFRRDGASCNVGVHYIGQVAPGSQGRTYFDYLSGGELEWNRMPDAYDRFVYPGLDLSVSSDPDRYEHDLVTAFPQEAKAIHRYFKDVRRTTAWVTMGFAQGMVPRPIAPLLRAAQRLGGRTATSTTKEYLDAHIRSPELKAVLASQWGDYGLPPSRSAFAAHALIVSHYLEGGWFPRGGSARIARTFEKGIERAGGAVRVAQEATEILTENGAAVGVRVMDHRGAQVRERIYRAPVIVSAIGASNTFNRLLPTFGEIGRLTGPARRTLGHLGTGTSAVSVFLRLRDDPRGIGVDGGNVWVNRDLDHEHTPQHGDALLEGRPHDVYVSFPSLKSGESPHTAELISFCDAKAFQQWAEHPRGRRGPEYSALKERIAHGLLELAESAVPGLTDLVDYVETSTPLTYEHYTAHPAGAFYGLPATPLRYRSRPLGPRTAVSGLFLSGQDAGSVGIMGAMMGGAAAACQVLGPRGYPTITSALRSAPAASDSRAVHALPEGKYRAVLVSKRRVTPSVWEAVLQLDGMIGPWAPGQFARLHVGDNAWRDYSIAGLEDSRLRLLISTRTGGQGSQFIENADEGTRTEVELPLGGFRLAESGRRRLFIATGTGIAPMLAMFAQAPGLEHDTLIFGCRHQEEDLTTRISSPMPGTVVRCLSREKAPGAFHGRVTQAVTDLAHDLRLDPGSTDVYLCGSAAMVTDTRHVLEREGYTSILTEPY comes from the coding sequence ATGTCCTACGACGTCATCGTGATCGGTTCGGGAATCGGAGGCCTGACGACTGCTGGTCTGCTGGCACGCGCAGCCGGCAAGCGAGTTCTTGTCCTGGAGCGGCACACGGAACCGGGCGGCCTGACTCATACCTTCCGGCGCGATGGCGCCTCCTGCAATGTGGGCGTGCACTACATCGGACAGGTCGCGCCCGGAAGCCAGGGCCGCACCTACTTCGACTATCTCTCCGGCGGCGAGCTGGAGTGGAACCGCATGCCGGACGCCTACGACAGGTTCGTCTACCCCGGTCTCGATCTGAGCGTCAGCAGCGACCCGGATCGCTACGAGCACGACCTGGTTACCGCCTTCCCTCAGGAGGCGAAAGCCATTCACCGTTACTTCAAGGATGTTCGCCGCACGACGGCGTGGGTGACCATGGGCTTCGCCCAGGGGATGGTTCCCCGTCCGATAGCACCACTTCTGAGAGCCGCCCAACGCCTGGGTGGACGGACGGCCACCAGTACGACGAAGGAGTACCTGGACGCCCACATCCGTTCCCCCGAGCTCAAGGCCGTCCTGGCCAGCCAGTGGGGGGACTACGGACTGCCGCCGTCACGCTCGGCCTTCGCCGCGCACGCGCTGATCGTCTCCCACTACCTCGAGGGCGGATGGTTTCCCCGCGGCGGCAGCGCTCGGATCGCCCGCACCTTCGAGAAGGGCATCGAGCGGGCCGGAGGCGCCGTCCGCGTCGCTCAGGAGGCGACGGAAATCCTTACCGAGAACGGGGCGGCCGTTGGGGTCCGAGTCATGGACCACCGCGGAGCGCAGGTACGGGAACGCATCTACCGTGCCCCTGTCATCGTCTCCGCCATTGGCGCCTCCAACACCTTCAACCGCCTCCTGCCTACATTCGGGGAGATCGGCCGGCTCACCGGGCCCGCACGCCGCACGCTGGGTCATCTGGGCACTGGCACATCAGCGGTCAGTGTGTTCCTGCGCCTGCGTGACGACCCACGCGGTATTGGCGTCGATGGCGGTAACGTCTGGGTCAACCGGGACCTCGATCACGAGCACACGCCCCAACACGGCGATGCGCTGCTCGAGGGTCGTCCTCACGACGTCTACGTCTCCTTCCCCTCCTTGAAGTCCGGCGAGTCCCCTCACACCGCCGAGCTCATCTCCTTCTGCGACGCGAAGGCCTTCCAGCAGTGGGCCGAGCACCCCAGAGGACGCCGAGGCCCCGAGTACTCCGCCCTGAAGGAGCGCATCGCCCACGGCCTGCTGGAGCTGGCTGAGAGCGCGGTTCCCGGGCTGACCGACCTCGTGGACTACGTGGAGACCTCCACCCCTCTGACCTACGAGCACTACACCGCTCACCCTGCTGGAGCCTTCTACGGGCTTCCGGCCACTCCGCTGAGGTACCGGTCCAGGCCCCTGGGGCCGCGCACAGCAGTTTCCGGCCTGTTCCTCTCCGGCCAGGACGCCGGCAGCGTCGGCATCATGGGAGCCATGATGGGCGGGGCGGCAGCCGCGTGCCAGGTCCTTGGGCCCCGCGGGTACCCCACCATCACCTCCGCCCTGCGCTCGGCTCCCGCAGCTTCCGACTCTCGCGCAGTACACGCACTGCCTGAGGGCAAGTACCGTGCCGTCCTGGTCTCCAAGCGCCGTGTGACTCCCAGCGTGTGGGAGGCGGTGCTGCAGCTGGACGGCATGATCGGCCCGTGGGCACCGGGACAGTTCGCGCGTCTGCACGTGGGTGACAACGCATGGCGCGACTACTCGATCGCAGGCCTGGAGGACAGTCGTCTTCGACTACTCATCTCCACGCGGACAGGTGGCCAAGGATCACAGTTCATCGAGAACGCGGACGAGGGCACACGCACTGAGGTGGAGCTGCCCCTGGGTGGATTCAGGCTCGCCGAGTCGGGTAGGCGCCGCCTATTCATCGCCACCGGCACTGGGATCGCCCCCATGCTGGCCATGTTCGCTCAGGCTCCTGGACTGGAGCACGACACGCTGATCTTCGGGTGCCGTCACCAGGAGGAGGACCTGACCACCAGGATCAGCTCACCCATGCCAGGGACCGTGGTGCGCTGCCTGAGCCGCGAGAAGGCGCCGGGAGCGTTCCACGGACGAGTCACCCAGGCAGTCACCGACCTCGCCCACGACCTTCGCCTCGACCCCGGCAGCACGGACGTCTACCTGTGCGGCTCGGCGGCGATGGTGACGGACACACGGCACGTGCTCGAGCGCGAGGGCTACACGTCAATCCTGACCGAGCCGTACTGA
- a CDS encoding amino acid ABC transporter permease, whose amino-acid sequence MTASPTPDDDKVALNKPKPVPRPGTWISAAIVTVLGAMLIHGLVTNEKFHWSTVWFFLREVHVVKAVGWTLLLTFMAMAIGIVLAVTTAILRQSSNPVLRWVALAYLWFFRGTPIYTQLVFWGALSALYQKLSLGIPFGPELLTFKTTAVFTPFVAAVLGLGINEGAYLSEIVRSGLNSVDKGQSEAAGALGMSKSQILRRIVLPQAMRVIVPPTGNETISMLKTTSLVLAVPFTLDLTFVTNSYASLTYQIIPLLLVAAIWYIVITSILMVGQHYIERYYGKGFDSDKSSASSGRGLSARQQAILDAHTTKDNPFLEVTP is encoded by the coding sequence GTGACCGCCTCGCCCACCCCTGATGACGACAAGGTCGCCCTCAACAAACCCAAGCCAGTCCCCCGCCCGGGAACGTGGATCAGTGCCGCGATCGTCACGGTCCTGGGGGCCATGCTCATCCACGGGCTGGTCACCAACGAGAAGTTCCACTGGTCCACGGTCTGGTTCTTCCTGCGTGAGGTCCACGTGGTCAAGGCCGTCGGTTGGACGCTGCTGCTGACCTTCATGGCCATGGCCATCGGCATCGTGCTGGCGGTCACCACAGCGATCCTGCGTCAGTCCTCCAACCCGGTCCTGCGCTGGGTGGCACTGGCCTACCTGTGGTTCTTCCGCGGCACCCCGATCTACACCCAGCTGGTCTTCTGGGGGGCGCTGTCCGCGCTCTACCAGAAGCTGAGCCTGGGAATCCCCTTCGGCCCCGAGCTGCTGACCTTCAAGACGACGGCGGTCTTCACCCCCTTCGTCGCGGCGGTCCTGGGGCTGGGAATCAACGAGGGCGCCTACCTTTCCGAGATCGTCCGCTCGGGCCTGAACTCGGTGGACAAGGGTCAGAGCGAGGCCGCCGGGGCCCTGGGCATGAGTAAGAGCCAGATCCTGCGCAGGATCGTCCTGCCGCAGGCGATGAGGGTCATCGTCCCGCCCACCGGCAACGAGACGATCTCCATGCTCAAGACGACCTCCCTGGTCCTGGCGGTCCCCTTCACCCTGGATCTGACCTTCGTGACCAACTCCTACGCGTCGCTGACCTACCAGATCATTCCGCTGCTCCTCGTCGCGGCCATCTGGTACATCGTCATCACCTCGATCCTCATGGTGGGGCAGCACTACATCGAGCGCTACTACGGCAAGGGCTTCGACTCCGACAAGTCCTCCGCCTCCTCCGGCCGGGGCCTGTCCGCGCGCCAGCAGGCCATCCTCGATGCCCACACCACCAAGGACAATCCCTTCCTGGAGGTCACCCCATGA
- a CDS encoding serine/threonine-protein kinase, which produces MSPTTCPHPADRSPGGASGRERPRRRPVPRRRPRRSGAVRPPSLPTSDAEPSIPDSALGALSQQGYTIGEVMGRSTAPSAPRRGLDAQGHHVVIRVVDLPQGRAGASVLRRLADLRVLRHPGLVTVREVVSLPEHRAGVIMDLVEGAGLDVVLGARGRLSASYLATLLDVLGSALAYLHEHGAAHGDVSTGNVLVTTEGQPVLVDLLGSVMETGTQEYAAPERLAGAPASAACDVYALARLLTECSGQGGAVHRRLAGLLTDALAEDPADRPTARDLTARAPQLGNASPIELPDGARLAAGSLRAAARTPTRTVGSRLRPQARAGARPTTKREPRKDRGGAGSTGRGPAAIRWGRRGGSGRRRSRAWGLAAALLAAVCLAAWGPAKALVSYRPAWALGAATSPSSPARPVASTLPAGSPSPVAAGSPAATASTPGPGGSGGSDMASVVVGLSAARDRALMAGDATALAATTVPGSPAAEADTRVLTELLDSGEGVGELHTSVSQVAEVTLPDDAAAQWPSARALQVTLSQSASTRSGPEGTRTVPALQPRQVMLVVVPAPWRVADIRAVK; this is translated from the coding sequence ATGAGCCCGACGACGTGCCCCCACCCTGCCGACCGCTCTCCAGGTGGTGCCTCCGGCCGCGAACGGCCCCGGCGCCGTCCCGTGCCTCGACGTCGGCCTCGCCGCTCCGGCGCCGTTCGCCCTCCCTCGCTTCCGACATCCGACGCCGAGCCGAGCATTCCCGACTCGGCACTCGGCGCCCTCTCGCAGCAGGGCTACACCATTGGCGAGGTCATGGGGCGCTCCACCGCTCCCAGTGCTCCTCGTCGTGGACTGGATGCGCAGGGGCACCATGTGGTGATCCGGGTCGTCGACCTGCCCCAGGGGCGCGCTGGAGCCTCCGTCCTGCGTCGCTTGGCCGATCTGCGCGTGCTGCGTCACCCTGGTCTGGTGACCGTCCGGGAAGTGGTGTCGCTGCCCGAGCACCGTGCGGGCGTCATCATGGACCTCGTCGAAGGAGCGGGACTCGACGTGGTCCTGGGGGCACGGGGAAGGTTGAGTGCCTCCTACCTGGCCACGCTCCTGGACGTTCTGGGCTCGGCACTGGCCTACCTGCATGAGCACGGTGCGGCCCACGGTGACGTATCGACCGGCAACGTCCTGGTGACCACGGAAGGGCAACCGGTCCTCGTCGACCTGCTGGGCTCCGTCATGGAGACGGGCACGCAGGAGTATGCCGCGCCGGAACGCCTTGCCGGTGCTCCGGCGTCCGCGGCCTGCGACGTCTACGCCCTTGCTCGTCTGCTGACCGAGTGCTCGGGGCAGGGAGGCGCCGTCCACCGGCGTCTGGCGGGGCTCCTGACCGATGCTCTGGCCGAGGACCCCGCCGACCGTCCCACGGCCCGGGACCTGACCGCCCGAGCGCCTCAGCTGGGGAACGCCTCACCCATCGAGCTGCCCGACGGCGCCCGCCTCGCTGCAGGCTCTCTGCGAGCAGCGGCCCGCACCCCGACTCGCACGGTCGGCTCCAGGCTCAGACCTCAGGCCAGGGCGGGCGCCCGGCCGACGACGAAGCGCGAGCCCCGAAAAGACCGTGGCGGCGCCGGCAGCACCGGGCGAGGGCCTGCGGCCATACGGTGGGGGAGAAGAGGAGGATCGGGGCGCAGACGTTCCCGCGCCTGGGGGCTTGCGGCGGCACTGCTGGCGGCCGTCTGCCTGGCTGCCTGGGGGCCGGCCAAAGCACTGGTGTCGTACAGGCCCGCATGGGCGCTCGGTGCGGCCACGAGCCCATCGAGCCCGGCGCGACCGGTGGCCTCCACCCTCCCCGCAGGAAGCCCATCTCCCGTCGCTGCTGGAAGTCCGGCCGCAACGGCGTCGACACCGGGTCCTGGCGGGAGCGGTGGCTCGGACATGGCGAGTGTCGTCGTCGGACTGTCCGCGGCTCGAGACCGGGCCCTCATGGCCGGCGATGCGACAGCCCTGGCGGCCACGACGGTACCGGGGTCGCCCGCGGCCGAGGCCGACACCCGGGTTCTCACCGAGCTGCTCGACTCCGGTGAAGGCGTCGGGGAACTGCACACCTCCGTCAGCCAGGTCGCTGAGGTGACGCTGCCTGACGACGCGGCAGCACAGTGGCCCAGCGCGAGAGCGCTGCAGGTGACGCTGTCTCAAAGTGCCTCAACGCGTTCGGGGCCTGAGGGAACGCGGACGGTTCCGGCCCTCCAGCCCCGGCAGGTCATGCTCGTTGTCGTCCCGGCGCCGTGGCGCGTTGCCGACATTCGAGCCGTGAAGTGA
- a CDS encoding DUF4191 domain-containing protein — MSSAQSPQPKKKRRLAQYLQNIKDSYTISRRSYPWIGWAMLAATIACVAAGLAISFASGMSLWYWLFLGILMALMVDMIILSVAVRRASYSQIEGMPGAAKAVLDQIGRGWYVESEPVAFTKDQDLVWRLVGRPGVVLIAEGPSTRTRRMLAEEERKVHRLLSTVPIHTLQVGTDAGQVRLTDLSKTLRRLPTKPTSLTDSEITQVSKRLTSMAGRNLPIPKHIDPNRVRPDRRAMRGR, encoded by the coding sequence GTGAGTAGTGCCCAGTCCCCCCAGCCGAAGAAGAAGCGCCGGCTGGCTCAGTACCTTCAGAACATCAAGGACTCCTACACGATCTCGCGGCGCAGCTATCCGTGGATCGGGTGGGCGATGCTGGCGGCAACCATCGCCTGCGTCGCAGCGGGCCTGGCAATATCGTTCGCCAGCGGAATGTCTCTGTGGTACTGGCTGTTCCTGGGCATCCTCATGGCGCTGATGGTCGACATGATCATCCTGTCTGTCGCCGTGCGTCGCGCCTCCTACTCCCAGATCGAGGGAATGCCGGGAGCGGCGAAGGCCGTTCTGGACCAGATCGGCCGGGGCTGGTACGTCGAGTCCGAGCCTGTGGCCTTCACCAAGGACCAGGACCTCGTGTGGCGGCTGGTGGGACGCCCCGGGGTCGTTCTCATCGCCGAGGGACCAAGCACCCGTACCAGGCGCATGCTGGCCGAGGAGGAGCGCAAGGTCCATCGGCTGCTGTCGACCGTTCCCATCCACACCCTCCAGGTGGGCACTGACGCCGGACAGGTGCGTCTGACCGACCTGTCCAAGACGCTGCGCCGGCTTCCGACCAAGCCCACGTCACTGACTGACAGCGAGATCACGCAGGTCTCCAAGCGCCTGACCTCGATGGCGGGCAGGAACCTGCCGATTCCCAAGCACATTGATCCGAATCGAGTCCGTCCCGACCGCCGTGCGATGCGCGGCCGCTGA
- the glnA gene encoding type I glutamate--ammonia ligase gives MFKDASEALTFIEKENVALVDVRFCDLPGVMQHFTIPVAAFKDEALTDGLMFDGSSIRGFTAIHESDMKLVPDVTTAFLDPFREEKTLVVNFSIVDPFTDEVYSRDPRSIAAKAEDYLRSTGIADTCYIGAEAEFYLFDSVRYESSPAESFYAIDSSEAAWNTGREEEGGNKGYKTAFKGGYFPVSPNDQMADIRDRMVRTCLASGLEIERAHHEVGTAGQQEINYRFSSLLAAGDDMMKFKYIIKNEAWRNGKTATFMPKPIFGDNGSGMHTHHSLWKDGKPLFFDERGYGQLSDLARWYIGGILAHAPALLAFTNPSVNSFHRLVPGFEAPVNLVYSARNRSACIRIPVTGSSPKAKRVEYRVPDPSSNPYLCFAAVLMAGIDGIRNRIEPREPIDKDLYELAPEEYFDIDKLPDSLDQALEALEDDHDFLTEGDVFTPDLIETWIEYKRANEIEPLRLRPHPYEFQLYYDL, from the coding sequence ATGTTCAAGGACGCGTCCGAGGCACTGACGTTCATCGAGAAGGAGAACGTCGCACTGGTCGATGTGCGGTTCTGCGACCTGCCCGGCGTCATGCAGCACTTCACTATTCCTGTGGCCGCCTTCAAGGATGAGGCCCTCACCGACGGTCTCATGTTCGACGGCTCATCAATCCGAGGCTTCACCGCGATCCACGAGTCGGACATGAAGCTGGTTCCAGATGTGACCACCGCCTTCCTGGACCCGTTCCGCGAGGAGAAGACCCTGGTCGTCAACTTCTCGATCGTTGACCCCTTCACGGACGAGGTCTATTCGCGCGACCCTCGCTCGATCGCCGCCAAGGCGGAGGACTACCTGCGCTCCACCGGAATCGCCGACACCTGCTATATCGGAGCGGAGGCCGAGTTCTACCTCTTCGACTCAGTGCGCTACGAGTCCTCGCCTGCCGAGTCCTTCTACGCCATCGACTCCTCTGAGGCGGCCTGGAACACAGGCCGTGAGGAGGAGGGCGGCAACAAGGGATACAAGACCGCTTTCAAGGGCGGTTACTTCCCCGTCTCACCCAACGACCAGATGGCCGATATCCGCGACCGCATGGTCCGCACCTGCCTCGCCTCCGGCCTGGAGATCGAACGGGCGCATCACGAGGTCGGCACTGCCGGACAGCAGGAGATCAACTATCGCTTCAGCTCTCTGCTCGCAGCGGGTGATGACATGATGAAGTTCAAGTACATCATCAAGAACGAGGCCTGGCGAAATGGTAAGACGGCCACATTCATGCCCAAGCCGATCTTCGGCGACAACGGCTCGGGCATGCACACCCACCACTCGCTGTGGAAGGACGGCAAACCGCTGTTCTTCGATGAGCGGGGCTACGGCCAGCTCTCGGACCTCGCCCGCTGGTACATCGGCGGGATCCTGGCTCACGCCCCGGCGCTGCTGGCCTTCACCAACCCGTCGGTGAACTCCTTCCACCGCCTGGTCCCCGGTTTTGAGGCGCCGGTCAACCTGGTCTACTCGGCCCGTAACCGCTCGGCCTGCATTCGCATCCCGGTCACGGGCTCCTCCCCCAAGGCCAAGCGGGTGGAGTACCGGGTGCCGGACCCCTCCTCCAACCCCTACCTGTGCTTCGCCGCCGTCCTCATGGCGGGCATCGACGGTATCCGCAACCGTATCGAGCCCCGTGAGCCCATCGACAAGGACCTCTACGAGCTCGCTCCCGAGGAGTACTTCGACATCGACAAGCTCCCCGACAGCCTGGACCAGGCCCTGGAGGCGCTGGAGGATGATCACGACTTCCTCACCGAGGGGGACGTCTTCACCCCTGATCTCATTGAGACCTGGATCGAGTACAAGCGCGCCAACGAGATCGAGCCGCTGCGACTGCGCCCCCATCCCTACGAGTTCCAGCTCTACTACGACCTGTGA
- a CDS encoding lipoyl synthase: protein MSTTVAPEGRKLLRVEAHNAQTPIESKPDWLRTRAVVSDTYQEVRGLVREKSLHTVCAEANCPNIYECWNDREATFLVGGEMCTRRCDFCDIATGRPTEYDVDEPRRVAVSIKEMELRYATVTGVARDDRPDGGAWLYAETARQVHELSPGTGVELLIPDFRGNPEALEDVFSSRPEVLGHNLETVPRIFKRIRPAFSYQGSLDVITAAAEAGLVTKSNLILGMGETRDEIEAAMAALVEARCDILTITQYLRPSKLHHPVDRWVKPQEFVDLSRLAEEIGFAAVMSGPMVRSSYRAGMLWGRAMVKRGRPIPEHLSQLAEPATARQEASALLGTHPHLAAAC from the coding sequence GTGAGCACCACCGTGGCCCCTGAGGGACGCAAGCTCCTGCGGGTCGAGGCGCACAACGCCCAGACACCCATTGAGTCCAAGCCCGACTGGCTGCGCACCCGCGCCGTCGTCTCAGACACCTACCAGGAGGTCCGCGGCCTGGTGAGGGAGAAGAGCCTGCACACGGTGTGCGCCGAGGCGAACTGCCCCAACATCTACGAGTGCTGGAACGACCGTGAGGCCACCTTCCTGGTGGGCGGCGAGATGTGCACCCGGCGCTGCGACTTCTGCGACATCGCCACCGGCCGCCCCACCGAGTACGACGTCGATGAGCCCAGGCGCGTGGCGGTCTCGATCAAGGAGATGGAGCTGCGCTACGCCACCGTCACCGGGGTGGCCCGTGACGACCGCCCCGACGGCGGCGCCTGGCTCTACGCCGAGACCGCCCGTCAGGTGCACGAGCTCTCGCCGGGTACCGGGGTCGAGCTGCTCATCCCCGATTTCCGAGGCAACCCGGAGGCCCTGGAGGACGTCTTCTCCTCGCGCCCCGAGGTTCTCGGCCACAACCTGGAGACGGTCCCACGCATCTTCAAGCGGATCCGACCGGCCTTCTCCTACCAGGGCAGCCTCGACGTCATCACGGCCGCTGCGGAGGCGGGCCTGGTCACCAAGTCCAACCTCATCCTGGGCATGGGCGAGACCCGCGACGAGATCGAGGCGGCCATGGCCGCCCTGGTGGAGGCGCGCTGCGACATCCTCACCATCACGCAGTACCTGCGCCCCTCCAAGCTTCACCACCCCGTTGACCGCTGGGTCAAGCCCCAGGAGTTCGTCGACCTGAGTCGTCTGGCCGAAGAGATCGGATTCGCCGCCGTGATGAGCGGGCCCATGGTGCGCTCATCCTACCGTGCCGGGATGCTGTGGGGACGGGCCATGGTCAAGCGCGGCCGTCCCATCCCCGAGCACCTGTCGCAGCTCGCCGAACCGGCCACCGCCCGTCAGGAGGCATCGGCCCTGCTGGGAACCCACCCCCACCTCGCCGCCGCCTGCTGA
- a CDS encoding amino acid ABC transporter ATP-binding protein, with product MSTSTHAAAGTPKVEISDLHKFFGELHVLRGIDLIVPPGSVTVLIGPSGSGKSTLLRCINELESIDAGRVKVDGELIGMREVERGGRTKLHALSDRARAAQRAKIGMVFQRFNLFPHMTALENVMEAPILVKKTPKAKARERGIELLERVGLGDRLDHYPSQLSGGQQQRVAIARALAMDPELMLFDEPTSALDPELVGEVLQVMKDLAASGMTMVVVTHEMGFAREVGDQLIFMDGGVICESGDPVKVLDDPQAERTRAFLSSVL from the coding sequence ATGAGCACATCAACCCACGCCGCGGCGGGGACGCCCAAGGTCGAGATCAGCGACCTGCACAAGTTCTTCGGCGAGCTGCACGTGCTGCGGGGTATTGACCTCATCGTCCCGCCCGGCTCGGTCACGGTCCTCATCGGCCCATCCGGCTCGGGGAAGTCGACGCTGCTGCGCTGCATCAACGAGCTGGAGTCCATCGACGCCGGCCGGGTCAAGGTCGACGGCGAGCTCATCGGTATGCGTGAGGTCGAGCGCGGTGGTCGCACCAAGCTGCACGCCCTGTCGGACAGGGCCCGCGCCGCTCAGCGCGCCAAGATCGGCATGGTCTTCCAGCGTTTCAACCTCTTCCCCCACATGACGGCTCTGGAGAACGTCATGGAGGCGCCGATCCTGGTCAAGAAGACTCCGAAGGCCAAGGCCCGCGAACGCGGCATCGAGCTGCTGGAGCGGGTGGGGCTGGGTGACCGGCTCGACCACTACCCCTCCCAGCTCTCCGGTGGTCAGCAGCAGCGGGTGGCGATCGCCCGCGCCCTGGCGATGGATCCTGAGCTCATGCTCTTCGATGAGCCGACCTCCGCGCTGGACCCCGAGCTGGTTGGTGAGGTCCTTCAGGTGATGAAGGATCTCGCCGCCTCCGGCATGACGATGGTGGTGGTCACCCACGAGATGGGCTTCGCCCGCGAGGTCGGCGACCAGCTGATCTTCATGGACGGCGGCGTCATCTGCGAGTCCGGTGACCCCGTCAAGGTCCTGGATGATCCCCAGGCCGAACGTACCCGGGCCTTCCTCTCCTCGGTGCTCTAA
- the lipB gene encoding lipoyl(octanoyl) transferase LipB, with protein MLREDMELGSRLIPFHEGWQRQRDLHAEVVEGRRPSTLLLVEHEAVYTVGRRAHSWERPSTDVVEPGHVPVVDVDRGGKTTWHGPGQLTVYPILRLTQPIDVIRYVRALEAAVIELCGLYGLETIRVEGRSGVWLPAEPETVERVGRLPRPERKICALGVRVARGVTMHGIGLNVDPDLEAFSLERIIPCGIDDAGVTSLGAETGRHLSTGAPANALVSALENQLTPLVADTT; from the coding sequence GTGCTGCGTGAGGACATGGAGCTCGGTTCCCGACTCATCCCCTTCCATGAGGGCTGGCAGCGGCAGCGGGATCTCCATGCCGAGGTCGTGGAGGGACGGCGTCCCTCCACGCTTCTGCTCGTGGAGCACGAGGCGGTCTACACCGTCGGCAGGAGGGCCCACTCCTGGGAGCGGCCCAGCACTGACGTCGTCGAGCCGGGGCACGTACCGGTGGTCGACGTGGACCGCGGCGGCAAGACCACCTGGCACGGGCCGGGCCAGCTGACCGTCTACCCGATCCTGCGCCTGACCCAGCCGATTGACGTCATCCGTTATGTGCGGGCGCTGGAAGCCGCCGTGATCGAGCTGTGCGGCCTCTACGGTCTGGAGACGATCCGCGTCGAGGGGCGCTCCGGGGTCTGGCTGCCCGCCGAGCCTGAGACGGTGGAAAGGGTCGGTCGGCTCCCGCGCCCCGAGCGCAAGATCTGCGCCCTGGGGGTGAGGGTCGCCCGCGGCGTGACCATGCACGGGATCGGTCTGAATGTCGACCCCGATCTGGAGGCCTTCTCCCTGGAACGCATCATTCCCTGTGGAATCGACGACGCCGGCGTGACCTCACTGGGAGCGGAGACCGGCCGGCACCTGTCGACCGGCGCCCCCGCGAACGCTCTGGTCTCGGCCCTGGAGAACCAACTGACCCCCTTGGTGGCGGACACCACGTGA